In Mammaliicoccus sp. Marseille-Q6498, the genomic stretch TGTTGCAATTTTTATCATTGGTCATTTATTTAGATTTAAATATGATCAATTTTCGTGGACAGCTAAATCAAGTGAATTTATTGAGAAAAAACAATTAATGTGGGGGAGTATACTGTTTCATTTAGGTATTATTCCAGTAATTATGGGTCATATTGTTGGATTAGGTATTCCTGCTAGTTGGTTAAGTTCAGTTGGAATAAATGACCACATATATCATATCGGTGCAGTGTATATCGGTAGTATGTTTGGACTTATCACTTTGATTGGCATGTTTCTTTTAACGGCAAGAAGGATTACAAACGAGAATGTGAGACAACTCAGTTCAATTTCGGATATCATTGTTAATATTTTATTATTAGTCATCGTCTTTATGGGTTGTGTAGCAACGTTATGGACGAACACGACGACACCTGAATTCGATTATAGACAAACAATCTCTGTTTGGTTCAGGGGATTATTGATTTTCAAACCGGATGCATCTTTAATGGATACTGTACCTTGGACATTTAAAGCGCATATACTATTAGGACTTATCATTACAAGTATGTGGCCATTTACTAGGTTAGTACATGTTTGGAGTGTTCCAATAAATTATTTTAATAGAAGTTATATTATTTACAGAAAACATAAAACGAATTAAACTATAAATGAAAATTGATGTGAGGTGGAAAAATGTCTTATGATTTTAATTTTCAAGAACAACTTGATCGAATTCGTGATACTTATAAAATCGATTTTGTAGGGTTAGCTATGTCTTCAGAACAGCAAGAAGAGTACATCATTAAATGGCAATATGTATCTGGAAATTTAAATCATAGATATAAACATATAGTTTTAAGGAATGGTCGCGGAATAGCGGGAATTGTTATAAAAAGTGGCAAAGAAATCACTATAAAAAATGTTAAAAATAGCAGTTATTATAAGCATATATTTAATTATCCTATTATACAGAGCGAGCAGTTAACAGCTCTTATAGCGATGCCTCTGTGGAAGAAAAATAGGGTTTGTGGCGTACTAATGATCGGACAAAGAAATGATAAGCCTTTGCCTGTTATTGAAAGAAAGTTATTTGCAAAGTTTGGTCCATTTTACGGAAAGGATATGATTAACTCGTGAGCTCGAAAGATAATTCAGTATTAATGGATATTTTAAAACAGTATTATGAAAAAACGAGTGAGATGATTGTATTTCTTAATAGTAAAGGCGAAATAATTGATATGAATGAAGCGGCAAAAAGCGTAATATCTGACGAAGAACAAAAGTCTGTAGCGCATCCAATTTGTAGTAGTTGCCAAGGTTACTCTAATGAATATGCAATACAGTCTTGTCATGATTGCTTTTTAGAATCTACAAAAATTGATAATAATAGTTTTCAAGTTTTTATGAAAACAAATAGTGGATCTGTTGAACCATTTACAGCAACTTATCAAACAATTAGTCAAGAAGATGATGTTAAAGTTTATACACTACAAAATGTTTCGCCACAAATAGAAAGACAACAAAAGTTACACCAACAAACGATGATGCAAAAGATTATTTCTGCTCAAGAAAACGAACGTAAAAGAATTTCTAGAGAACTTCATGATGGTGTTGTTCAAGAGTTATTAAATGTAAGTGTTGAACTAAGACTACTTAAATATCAGAACGAAATAGAAGAATTGAAATCACAATCTCAGCAGATTGAAAGCATTATGTCTAGGTTGATTGATGATATAAGAAATTTATCTTTAGAATTAAGACCGTCATCTTTAGACGATTTAGGATTAAATGCTGCATTTAAATCATATTTTAAACAATTAGAGAAGAACTTTGGATTTACAGTACATTATCATTTTGATTCACCAGAAATACGTTTTAATTCAGAAATAGAAACAGTCGTTTATCGCATTGTTCAAGAAGCGGTATTTAATTCATTGAAATATGCTAACGTCGATAGTGTGGATGTTCATATGGTGTGTGATTATAATATGATTGAAGTTGAAATTGCTGATCAAGGCATTGGGTTTATACTTGGAAGCGAACCACAAGGATCAGGTTTAGGTTTATACGGGATGCAAGAACGTGCTGAAATTGTTGGAGGTCAAATTAATATTGAAAGTAAAATAGGTAAAGGTACGAATATTAAGTTAAAAGTACCGATTACTTAATATGTGGGGGAGTAATATGAAACTCGTAATAGCAGATGATCATGCAGTAGTGAGAACAGGATTTTCGATGATATTAAACTATCAAGAAGATATGGAAGTTGTTGCTACTGCAGCAGACGGAATAGAAGCATATCAAATGGTGTCCAAACATCGACCTGATGTATTAATCATGGATTTAAGTATGCCACCAGGAGAATCGGGATTAATCGCTACTGGTAAAATATCAGAAGATTTTAAAGATACAAAGATACTGATTTTGACAATGTTTGATGACGAAGAGTACTTATTTCACGTATTACGAAATGGTGCGAAAGGCTACATACTTAAAAATGCACCAGATGAAGAATTAATACATGCTGTACGAACAATATATAATGGTGAAATGTATATTGATTCAAAAGTGACGAGTTCATTAGTAAATGAATTGATGAATCCAAGCAAAGATTTAGAACATAAATCTAAAGACCCATTTAAAGTTTTATCTCAAAGAGAATTAGAAATTCTTCCATTAATCGCGAAAGGTTATGGAAACAAAGATATCGCTGAAAAACTATTTGTCTCAGTAAAAACAATCGAAGCACACAAGGCACGTATAATGGAAAAATTAAATTTAAAATCTCGTCCAGAGTTAGTTGAATACGCTATGAAGAAAAAGTTATTAGACTTTTAACTATTAAAAAAACGACCTCTCATTTTTGTTTGAATACAATAAAAATGAGAGGTCTTTTTTATATTCATCGTAATATGAAGCGTAAATGAATTAGGGAAATTACTTATATATGTAAGGGTAATTCCTTATGTGCATTTTTTCACAAGTGGCATAAAATAATTTTGGAAAGATAATTAAAATTATTGATTTGTTAAAGGGTGGAAGACATGAAAAAAAGCACAGGTAAAGTACAATTACCATTACAAACATTTAGTTTAATGGCAGGATTTATGGTTTGGAGTATTCTAGCACCATTAATGCCATATATCTCCCAAGATTTTAATGTTCCAGAAGGTCAGAAAGCGATCATATTAGCTATACCTGTTATTTTAGGATCAATCTTAAGAATTCCAATTGGATATTATACTAACTTATTAGGGTCGAGGTTAGTCTTTTTAGTTAGTTTTATTATTTTGATTTTCCCAGTATTTTATTTAAGTCAAGCGCAATCAACAACTGGTTTAATGGTTGCAGGGTTCTTTATTGGATTAGGTGGCGCAATATTTTCAGTAGGTGTTACATCTATACCAAAATATTATCCAAAAGAAAAACATGGTTTTGCAAATGGTATATATGGAATGGGGAACTTAGGGACAGCTGTTTCTTCATTTTTAGCACCACCAATTGCAGGTTTAATTGGTTGGCAACATACTGTTCAATTATATGTATTCGTAATGGCATTGTTTGCAATTCTAATGTTTATTTTTGGAGATAAGGACGAACCTAAAGTTAAAGTGCCAATGGTTAAACAAACTAAAAAAGTGATGGATAACTATAAGTTATATTATTTTAGTTTTTGGTACTTTATTACTTTTGGCGCTTTTGTAGCATTTGGATTGTTTTTACCGAATTTCTTAGTTGGACATTTTGAAATTGATAAAGTAGATGCGGGTATTAGAACGGGTATATTTATTGCGATTGCTACATTGCTACGTCCAATTGGTGGTATGTTAGGTGATAAATTTAATGCTTTAAATGTTTTGAAATTATTCTTTGTAGCGTTAATTGCTGGTGCAGTTATTCTATCAGTATCTCATCAATTAATATTGTTTACAGTCGGTTGTTTAACGATCAGTGTTTGTGCAGGTATAGGTAACGGTTTGGTTTTCAAATTAGTACCAACATATTTCACAAAAGAAGCCGGAATTGTAAATGGTATCGTTTCAATGATGGGTGGTTTAGGTGGCTTTTTCCCACCGCTTGTCATCACATTTATAACGGGTTTAACAGGTTCAAATCATCTTGCATTTTTCTTATTAGCGTTATTTGGTTTAATAGCACTTTTAACAATGATGCATATGTCAAAAATAGAAAAACGCGTCGTATAATCTTTTCGTGGGCTGAGAATTTAATGTCTTAGCCCTCATTTTTTCAGTGGAAAATATGAAGACTATTAATTGAGGATTAAATCATTTCACTCTATAATAGAGTGAAAGAGCTTCGTGAAAGGTTGATATAAATGAACGAACGATATTCTCGACAAATTTTATTTGATAAAATTGGAGAAAAAGGACAAGAAAAGATAGAAGCAGGGATCGTTACAATTGTAGGTATGGGTGCGTTAGGAACGCATGTAGCTGAACAGCTCACGCGTGCTGGTGTTAAACGATTAAATATTATAGATAGAGATTATGTAGAGTCTTCAAATTTACAAAGACAGACTTTATTTATTGAGAATGATGTTAAAGAAATGTTACCTAAAGTGGTTGCTGCAGAAAGACATTTGAAAAAAATTAGAGAAGATATCGTTATTAAAACGCATATTGCGCAATGTGATGCGAAATTATTACAAGAAGTTGCGAGATATTCTGACGTTATTATTGATGCGACAGATAATTTCAATACAAGGTTATTAATTAATGATTTTGCTTTCAAGATGAAAATTCCTTGGATTTATGGTGCTTGTTTAGAATCTACTTATGTTCAAGCGACTATGATTCCTGGTGTGACACCTTGTTTTAATTGTATGTTACCAGAACTTCCTGTCATTAATCGTACGTGTGATACGGTTGGTGTAATTGGGCCTGCTGTTACGATGGCATCAAGTTTACAAGTCGTTGATACTTTGAAAATTTTATCAGGTTATGAATTTACACCTAAAATAACGTACGGTAATGTTTGGGATGGCGAACATCAATCATTCGGTTTTACTCAAATGAAACAAGATGATTGTAAGACGTGTGGAGAGAATCCAACTTATGAAAAATTGTCTGCATCAGATCAAACGATTACCGAATTATGTGGTCGTCATACTGTTCAATATATTAATGAGAAATTAAATCGTAATAAAATTGAACGATTTATTGCACAAAATGGGTTGTTGCATAGATCCAATGCTTATATGATTCAATATTTATACGATGATCATAGAGTTGTTGCTTTCAATACTGGAAGATTATTGATTCATGGAATAGATACTGTAGACGAAGGTAAACAATTTATTGAAAACATGTTTGGTTAGGAGAATTGCCAATGAATGTCATTAATCAAATTGATAGAAATATAAATGTCGCAATATTAACGGTAAGTGATACAAGAACGAAGGATACTGACAAAGGTGGTCAACTTGTTTATAAATATTTAGAAGATTTGAATGTTGATATACATGAAGGACATTATCAAATTGTAAGAGATGAAATAGCACCTATACAAGAGCAAATTAAAACATGGTTATCAGAAGGTGTCGATGCCATAATTACAACAGGTGGCACAGGCATTAGTCAAAGAGATGTAACGATTGAAGCCATTAAACCGTTAATAGATAAAGAAATTGAAGGTTTCGGTGAATTATTTAGATATTTAAGTTATGTCGAAGATGTTGGTTCACGTGCATTACTTTCAAGAGCAATTGCCGGAACAGTGGGTCATCAAGTCATCATGGCAGTTCCTGGCTCAACAGGTGCTGTAAAATTGGCAATGGAAAAGCTCATAACTAAAGAATTGAATCATATAGTTTATGAGCTTAATAAATAATTATGAGCGATTGAAGTCTCCATTAATACCGCCAGATTTATGAGATAAATAGGTTTCGCCTATTACCATGCCTTTATCAACTGCTTTACACATATCGTATATCGTTAAAGTAGTAACACTTGCAGCAGTTAATGCTTCCATTTCGACACCTGTTTGACCTTTCGTTTTAACAGTGGCGCTTATGTTTAAAGTGTATGCTTTATGATCGTCCCATTTAAATTCGATATCGATACCTGTTAATTGGAGAGGATGGCACATTGGAATTAATTGACTTGTATTTTTAGCAGCCATAATTCCTGCAATTTGAGCAGTGCCAAGGACATCTCCTTTTTTATTTGTAGCATTTTGAATTTGGTTATAAATCGTTTCGTTAACTTTTATACTAGAATTTGCAATTGCAATGCGTGTACTTGTTTCTTTGTCTGAAACGTCTACCATTTTTGCATATCCTTGTTCGTTAAAATGCGTAAATTCAGCCAATTTCATCATCCTTTCTTAATATGATTATAACACGTGAACGTAGGTAAAATTAAAGGGAGTGTCAAATTATGCCTGTTGAAAAGAGAAAGCCAATTCCAGTTAAAGAAGCAATAGAAAAAGTCGTCAATGCAGCGAAAGTAAAAAAAGTAATCACGTTAAATATAGAAGATAGTCTTAACTTTATTTTAGCGGAAGATATAAAAGCTTCATATGATATTCCGAGATTTGATAAGTCGCCATATGATGGCTTCGCAATAAATAGTAAAGATTCTGTTGAAGCGAGTGGTGAAAATCGAGTTCAATTTAAAGTTGTCGATCATATCGGAGCAGGTACACCTTCTGAAATTGAAATAAAACAAGGTGAAGCGGTACGTATTATGACTGGCGCACCGATACCAAATGGTGCTGATGCTGTTGTCATGTTTGAACAAACAACGGAAATGGATAATGGCTTCACGATACGTAAACCTTTTAAAAAGGGTGAAAATATAGCATTTCAAGGCGAAGAATGTAAAGCGCATGACATCGTATTAAACAGTGGTCAACACATTAATAGTGGTGTGATTGCAGTGTTAGCTACATTTGGTTATAAAAATGTAAAAGTATATGAAAGACCAAGTGTTGCCATTATTGCGACTGGTAGTGAGTTAGTTGGACCAGATGAACCTTTAGAACCAGGAAAAATAAGAAATTCAAATGGACCAATGATCAAGTCACTTTGTAAACAGTTAAATATCCAATCGAGCATCTATGAAATTCAAGAAGATAATCTTCAAGGTTGTATTAATAGCGTAACGAAAGCGATGTCTGAACACGATATTGTCATTACAACAGGTGGCGTTTCTGTAGGTGACTTTGATTATTTACCTAAAGTATATGAAGCGCTAGAAGCAACCGTGTTATTTAATAAAGTTCAAATGAGACCAGGTAGTGTGACTACTGTAGCTTATAAAGATGACAAAATGTTATTTGGATTATCAGGTAATCCTTCAGCATGTTATTCAGGATTTCATTTATTTACTAAAGTTGCTATTTTAAAAATGATGGCAAGTCATGATATTTATCCTGTGATGGTTGATGCTAAACTTGCAGAAGATTTTAAAAAGCCGAATCCTTTCACAAGATTTATTAGAGGTAAGCTATCCTTTACAAGTGAAGGTGTACTTGCTGAACCTGCAGGATTTAATAAATCAAACGCTGTAGTCTCCATTGCTAAAAGTAATGGCATGATTATATTACCAAGTGGTACAAGAGGATACAGTAAAGGCGATACAGTTAAAGTATTACTAACTGATCATCAATCTTACGAAAGTGAATTGAATTTATGAAAATAATGCAAATAGTAGGATATAAAAATAGTGGCAAAACAACGTTAATCAATGAATTAATTCAAATATGTAACGCGCATCAACTTGAAGTGACAACGATAAAACATCATGGTCATGGTGAAGAAGACATATCATTGAGTCATAAAGAAGTTGATAGTCGTTCTTTTATTAATAGTGGCGCTAGTGAAAGTATCGTACTAGGTCATCAACTGATTGAACGTGTAACGAAACAACAAAAATCTTTAACACAAATCATAGAAGAAGATTTATCCATTAAACCTGATGTCATTTTAGTTGAAGGTTTTAAACAGGAACAATATCCAAAAGTTTTATTAAAGAAAAACAGTGGAAATTTAAATCAAGAACTTGCAAATGTGCTATATGAATTAGATGCGTTTCATGAAGGTGAAAGGCAATTATTTTTAAAATGGTTTAAAAATTGGTTAGAAATAAAAAAGTAGGTGCTATCATGAAACAATTTGAAATCGTTACAAATCCTATCATACCTGAAGCGTATAGAGAATGGACACTAAATGAAAAACAAGGTGCCATTGTTGTATTTACGGGACATGTTCGTGAATGGACTAAAGGCGTTAAGACTGAATATCTCGCTTATGAAGCTTACATACCTATGGCTGAAAAAAAGTTAGCTCAAATAGGAAAAGAAATTAATGAAAAATGGCCAGGTACAATTGTAGCTATTGCACATCGGATTGGTGAATTACAAATTTCAGATATAGCTGTTGTTATTAGTGTGTCATCACCACATAGACATGCTGCTTATGAAGCAAATGAATATGCTATTGAAAGAATTAAAGAAATCGTGCCAATATGGAAAAAAGAAATATGGGAAGATGGAGAAGAATGGCAAGGCGATCAAAAAACATACCATTCTTCGATAAGAATGGAGGATTAAAATATGAAAATATTATATTTTGCTCATTTAAAAGAAGTTTTAAACTGTAAGGAAGAGCAAATCTCTCTTACTAACGACTACACTGTGGTAGACTTTAAGCAATATTTAATTGAAAAACATCCTGAGCTTGGAGAGGAAACTTTTCAAATAGCTTTAAATGAGGAATTTGTGCAAGATGATAGCATTGTAACGGACAATGATACGGTTGCATTAATTCCACCAGTCAGTGGAGGGTAAAAGGAAAATGATAGCAATAATTCTAGCTGGTGGAGAATCCAGTAGGTTTGGTTCACCAAAAGCGTTAGCAAAGATAGATGGAGAGGATTTTTATAAAAAAATCATCCGAACATTGAATCAAACAAATTTATTCGAGAAAATCGTAATAAGTTCAAGTGAAGATTTAAAAGATTCATTTCAACATGATGACGTCATCGTTGACTTACCTCATTATGCCAATGAAGGTCCATTAGGTGGTATATACAGTGTTATGAGCGAATATGATGCAGAATGTTATTTCGTTATAGCATGTGATACACCGAAAGTTACTGAAAAAGCGATTAGTCATTTATATCAATTTTTTATAGCTCGAGTAATGGAAGAACAGCTAGATATTGCTGGATATGAAGCAGATGGTAAAAAAATGCCCACACTTGCTTTTTATAGCCATCGTGTTAAAGAGGATATTAAAGAAGCTTTAGACGAAAATCGAAATAGTATGCGAGAAATATACCAAAATAACCCAGCGCAATGGTTAAATGTAAATGTTATAAGCGATCAAACTACGTGGTATAAAAACATCAACTATATTGAAGATTTAACAGAATTATAGCATTGGCTGTTGTAGGTAGAGGAGGCATTATGATGAATCAACCTATTAAAGATAAATTGGGGAGACCCATTAGAGATTTAAGAATATCTGTTACTGATCGTTGTAATTTCCGTTGTGATTATTGTATGCCGAAAGAAATATTTGGCGATGATTTTGAATTTTTACCTAAACAAGAATTGCTTAGTTTTGAAGAAATCATTA encodes the following:
- the narI gene encoding respiratory nitrate reductase subunit gamma — its product is MINQFVWIIFPYLCVAIFIIGHLFRFKYDQFSWTAKSSEFIEKKQLMWGSILFHLGIIPVIMGHIVGLGIPASWLSSVGINDHIYHIGAVYIGSMFGLITLIGMFLLTARRITNENVRQLSSISDIIVNILLLVIVFMGCVATLWTNTTTPEFDYRQTISVWFRGLLIFKPDASLMDTVPWTFKAHILLGLIITSMWPFTRLVHVWSVPINYFNRSYIIYRKHKTN
- the nreA gene encoding nitrate respiration regulation accessory nitrate sensor NreA, whose protein sequence is MSYDFNFQEQLDRIRDTYKIDFVGLAMSSEQQEEYIIKWQYVSGNLNHRYKHIVLRNGRGIAGIVIKSGKEITIKNVKNSSYYKHIFNYPIIQSEQLTALIAMPLWKKNRVCGVLMIGQRNDKPLPVIERKLFAKFGPFYGKDMINS
- a CDS encoding sensor histidine kinase; amino-acid sequence: MDILKQYYEKTSEMIVFLNSKGEIIDMNEAAKSVISDEEQKSVAHPICSSCQGYSNEYAIQSCHDCFLESTKIDNNSFQVFMKTNSGSVEPFTATYQTISQEDDVKVYTLQNVSPQIERQQKLHQQTMMQKIISAQENERKRISRELHDGVVQELLNVSVELRLLKYQNEIEELKSQSQQIESIMSRLIDDIRNLSLELRPSSLDDLGLNAAFKSYFKQLEKNFGFTVHYHFDSPEIRFNSEIETVVYRIVQEAVFNSLKYANVDSVDVHMVCDYNMIEVEIADQGIGFILGSEPQGSGLGLYGMQERAEIVGGQINIESKIGKGTNIKLKVPIT
- the nreC gene encoding nitrate respiration regulation response regulator NreC (Involved in the regulation of the the nitrate reductase operon narGHJI), giving the protein MKLVIADDHAVVRTGFSMILNYQEDMEVVATAADGIEAYQMVSKHRPDVLIMDLSMPPGESGLIATGKISEDFKDTKILILTMFDDEEYLFHVLRNGAKGYILKNAPDEELIHAVRTIYNGEMYIDSKVTSSLVNELMNPSKDLEHKSKDPFKVLSQRELEILPLIAKGYGNKDIAEKLFVSVKTIEAHKARIMEKLNLKSRPELVEYAMKKKLLDF
- a CDS encoding nitrate/nitrite transporter produces the protein MKKSTGKVQLPLQTFSLMAGFMVWSILAPLMPYISQDFNVPEGQKAIILAIPVILGSILRIPIGYYTNLLGSRLVFLVSFIILIFPVFYLSQAQSTTGLMVAGFFIGLGGAIFSVGVTSIPKYYPKEKHGFANGIYGMGNLGTAVSSFLAPPIAGLIGWQHTVQLYVFVMALFAILMFIFGDKDEPKVKVPMVKQTKKVMDNYKLYYFSFWYFITFGAFVAFGLFLPNFLVGHFEIDKVDAGIRTGIFIAIATLLRPIGGMLGDKFNALNVLKLFFVALIAGAVILSVSHQLILFTVGCLTISVCAGIGNGLVFKLVPTYFTKEAGIVNGIVSMMGGLGGFFPPLVITFITGLTGSNHLAFFLLALFGLIALLTMMHMSKIEKRVV
- a CDS encoding ThiF family adenylyltransferase → MNERYSRQILFDKIGEKGQEKIEAGIVTIVGMGALGTHVAEQLTRAGVKRLNIIDRDYVESSNLQRQTLFIENDVKEMLPKVVAAERHLKKIREDIVIKTHIAQCDAKLLQEVARYSDVIIDATDNFNTRLLINDFAFKMKIPWIYGACLESTYVQATMIPGVTPCFNCMLPELPVINRTCDTVGVIGPAVTMASSLQVVDTLKILSGYEFTPKITYGNVWDGEHQSFGFTQMKQDDCKTCGENPTYEKLSASDQTITELCGRHTVQYINEKLNRNKIERFIAQNGLLHRSNAYMIQYLYDDHRVVAFNTGRLLIHGIDTVDEGKQFIENMFG
- a CDS encoding molybdenum cofactor biosynthesis protein B yields the protein MNVINQIDRNINVAILTVSDTRTKDTDKGGQLVYKYLEDLNVDIHEGHYQIVRDEIAPIQEQIKTWLSEGVDAIITTGGTGISQRDVTIEAIKPLIDKEIEGFGELFRYLSYVEDVGSRALLSRAIAGTVGHQVIMAVPGSTGAVKLAMEKLITKELNHIVYELNK
- the moaC gene encoding cyclic pyranopterin monophosphate synthase MoaC, whose product is MAEFTHFNEQGYAKMVDVSDKETSTRIAIANSSIKVNETIYNQIQNATNKKGDVLGTAQIAGIMAAKNTSQLIPMCHPLQLTGIDIEFKWDDHKAYTLNISATVKTKGQTGVEMEALTAASVTTLTIYDMCKAVDKGMVIGETYLSHKSGGINGDFNRS
- a CDS encoding molybdopterin molybdotransferase MoeA, whose protein sequence is MPVEKRKPIPVKEAIEKVVNAAKVKKVITLNIEDSLNFILAEDIKASYDIPRFDKSPYDGFAINSKDSVEASGENRVQFKVVDHIGAGTPSEIEIKQGEAVRIMTGAPIPNGADAVVMFEQTTEMDNGFTIRKPFKKGENIAFQGEECKAHDIVLNSGQHINSGVIAVLATFGYKNVKVYERPSVAIIATGSELVGPDEPLEPGKIRNSNGPMIKSLCKQLNIQSSIYEIQEDNLQGCINSVTKAMSEHDIVITTGGVSVGDFDYLPKVYEALEATVLFNKVQMRPGSVTTVAYKDDKMLFGLSGNPSACYSGFHLFTKVAILKMMASHDIYPVMVDAKLAEDFKKPNPFTRFIRGKLSFTSEGVLAEPAGFNKSNAVVSIAKSNGMIILPSGTRGYSKGDTVKVLLTDHQSYESELNL
- the mobB gene encoding molybdopterin-guanine dinucleotide biosynthesis protein B: MKIMQIVGYKNSGKTTLINELIQICNAHQLEVTTIKHHGHGEEDISLSHKEVDSRSFINSGASESIVLGHQLIERVTKQQKSLTQIIEEDLSIKPDVILVEGFKQEQYPKVLLKKNSGNLNQELANVLYELDAFHEGERQLFLKWFKNWLEIKK
- a CDS encoding molybdenum cofactor biosynthesis protein MoaE → MKQFEIVTNPIIPEAYREWTLNEKQGAIVVFTGHVREWTKGVKTEYLAYEAYIPMAEKKLAQIGKEINEKWPGTIVAIAHRIGELQISDIAVVISVSSPHRHAAYEANEYAIERIKEIVPIWKKEIWEDGEEWQGDQKTYHSSIRMED
- the moaD gene encoding molybdopterin converting factor subunit 1, which encodes MKILYFAHLKEVLNCKEEQISLTNDYTVVDFKQYLIEKHPELGEETFQIALNEEFVQDDSIVTDNDTVALIPPVSGG
- the mobA gene encoding molybdenum cofactor guanylyltransferase MobA, encoding MIAIILAGGESSRFGSPKALAKIDGEDFYKKIIRTLNQTNLFEKIVISSSEDLKDSFQHDDVIVDLPHYANEGPLGGIYSVMSEYDAECYFVIACDTPKVTEKAISHLYQFFIARVMEEQLDIAGYEADGKKMPTLAFYSHRVKEDIKEALDENRNSMREIYQNNPAQWLNVNVISDQTTWYKNINYIEDLTEL